The following proteins are encoded in a genomic region of Candidatus Dormiibacterota bacterium:
- a CDS encoding ABC transporter ATP-binding protein has protein sequence MSDEDAVLTLEGVSKTYGAGDTAVHALRSVSLVVRRGEFVAVMGPSGSGKSTLMNILGCLDVPSSGRYLFSGQDVGRMSDNDLARVRNERIGFVFQQFHLLKRMSAWRNVELPLLYRRIHGRRDRAMHALAMVGLQDRVEHDPNELSGGQQQRVAIARALVTDPELLLADEPTGNLDSASTAEILGILTTLHRSGRTIVLITHDPDIAATAQRVVTIRDGELTEGVHVATTLTGRAIAPGGAAAPRRRTRRSPAATDAPPPAASDTPAPRRRRPPAPPAGGGPSAPTPRARRRTAG, from the coding sequence ATGAGCGACGAGGATGCGGTCCTGACCCTCGAGGGTGTCAGCAAGACCTACGGCGCCGGCGACACCGCGGTGCACGCGCTGCGCTCGGTGTCGCTGGTGGTGCGCCGCGGCGAGTTCGTGGCGGTGATGGGGCCGTCGGGCTCGGGCAAGTCGACGCTGATGAACATCCTCGGGTGCCTCGACGTCCCCAGCTCGGGCCGCTACCTCTTCTCCGGCCAGGACGTCGGACGGATGAGCGACAACGACCTCGCCCGGGTGCGCAACGAGCGCATCGGCTTCGTCTTCCAGCAGTTCCACCTGCTCAAGCGGATGAGCGCCTGGCGCAACGTCGAGCTGCCCCTCCTCTACCGGCGCATCCACGGCCGCCGCGACCGGGCCATGCACGCGCTCGCGATGGTGGGGCTGCAGGACCGCGTCGAGCACGATCCCAACGAGCTCTCCGGCGGCCAGCAGCAGCGCGTCGCCATCGCCCGCGCCCTGGTCACCGACCCCGAGCTGCTGCTCGCCGACGAGCCCACCGGCAACCTCGACAGCGCGTCGACGGCGGAGATCCTTGGGATCCTCACGACCCTGCACCGGAGCGGCCGCACCATCGTGCTGATCACCCACGATCCCGACATCGCCGCCACCGCCCAGCGGGTGGTGACCATCCGTGACGGCGAGCTGACCGAGGGGGTGCACGTGGCGACCACCCTCACCGGCCGCGCCATCGCCCCCGGCGGCGCGGCCGCGCCGAGACGGCGCACCCGGCGCAGCCCGGCGGCCACCGACGCCCCGCCGCCGGCCGCGTCCGACACCCCGGCACCACGGCGCCGCCGGCCCCCGGCCCCGCCCGCCGGCGGGGGCCCGTCCGCACCCACCCCCCGGGCTCGCCGGAGGACCGCGGGATGA
- a CDS encoding ABC transporter permease, with translation MSLFETLATGLRAVTAQRMRSLLTALGILIGVAAVILTVGIGLGARQSITGRITALGTNLITVVPGSTTTGGVRSGLGAASTLTVADAQALNDPAVAPDVIAVAPVVQRSVSMIAGAQNWTALVTGSTTGWATASNRTVDTGTFFTDDDVSSRAQVAVLGSTTAQRLFPGGTAVGATVSIGRLPFKVIGILNTVGGQGFNNPDDQAVVPLTTAQAELITGGSMTTVQRILASAPTREAIGTAYQEINNLLMQTHHIGDPSTADFSITTQETILSTVDSVTGALTALLAGVAGISLLVGGIGVMNIMLVSVTERIAEIGLRKALGARRGDILRQFLIESAALSAMGGVLGVGLGLLCTFLLTRFTPLPTLFSPSAAAGGVIISAMLGVGFGVFPAVRAARLAPIEALRTA, from the coding sequence ATGAGCCTGTTCGAGACCCTGGCCACCGGCCTGCGCGCGGTCACCGCCCAGCGGATGCGGTCGCTGCTCACCGCCCTCGGCATCCTCATCGGCGTCGCCGCGGTGATCCTCACCGTCGGCATCGGCCTGGGGGCGCGCCAGAGCATCACCGGCCGGATCACCGCGCTCGGGACGAACCTGATCACCGTGGTCCCGGGCAGCACCACCACCGGTGGGGTGCGCTCCGGCCTCGGTGCCGCCAGCACCCTCACCGTCGCCGACGCCCAGGCGCTGAACGACCCTGCGGTCGCGCCCGACGTCATCGCCGTCGCCCCGGTGGTGCAGCGCAGCGTGTCGATGATCGCCGGGGCGCAGAACTGGACCGCGCTGGTGACCGGGTCGACCACGGGCTGGGCGACCGCCAGCAACCGCACCGTCGACACCGGCACGTTCTTCACCGACGACGACGTCTCGAGCCGCGCCCAGGTCGCGGTTCTGGGGTCGACCACCGCCCAGCGGCTCTTCCCCGGCGGCACCGCGGTGGGGGCGACGGTGAGCATCGGCCGGCTGCCGTTCAAGGTGATCGGCATCCTCAACACCGTGGGCGGGCAGGGCTTCAACAACCCCGACGACCAGGCGGTGGTGCCGCTGACCACCGCCCAGGCCGAGCTGATCACCGGCGGGTCGATGACCACGGTGCAGCGCATCCTGGCGAGCGCGCCCACCCGCGAGGCGATCGGCACCGCCTACCAGGAGATCAACAACCTCCTGATGCAGACCCACCACATCGGCGACCCGAGCACCGCCGACTTCTCCATCACGACCCAGGAGACGATCCTCAGCACCGTCGACTCGGTCACCGGCGCGCTCACCGCGCTGCTCGCCGGGGTCGCCGGCATCTCCCTGCTGGTCGGCGGTATCGGGGTGATGAACATCATGCTGGTGTCGGTCACCGAGCGCATCGCCGAGATCGGCCTCCGCAAGGCGCTGGGGGCCCGGCGCGGCGACATCCTGCGCCAGTTCCTCATCGAGTCGGCCGCGCTCAGCGCGATGGGCGGCGTCCTCGGCGTGGGCCTGGGCCTGCTCTGCACCTTCCTGCTGACCAGGTTCACCCCGCTGCCCACGCTCTTCTCGCCCTCCGCCGCCGCCGGCGGGGTGATCATCTCCGCCATGCTGGGCGTCGGCTTCGGCGTCTTCCCCGCGGTCCGGGCCGCGCGCCTGGCACCCATCGAGGCGCTGCGCACCGCATGA
- a CDS encoding CHAP domain-containing protein, translating into MIAAIAATVLAGLLLGTSASAASPPPGAAARRAELVQQLSSLEGPRADARRELLAIEQQLASTQRRLLEARRHLAAIDSRLLDLSRHIADNEHALGLARQQLGALLRSTYELSGNDGFAGAILSSESFNEAMDRVRGAQHVTDQVQRLSRTVAASEAALLRERSDLRDQFARAEQLESQLGSDTNRMVVLVAGRAATLRDLDGPAREIARRIADLDQQLAGPPPSLRGGCGNHFAYGQCTYYVASRRCIPWFGNAWEWWHNAAVLGYPEGHDPKLGAIAVWGRRGNGASSVGHVALVEAVGPTDDVPAGHFKISEMNHSGWNRVNYRVVQNDAVLGFIYLPV; encoded by the coding sequence TTGATCGCGGCCATCGCGGCAACCGTTCTCGCCGGCCTCCTCCTCGGCACCTCGGCCTCCGCCGCCTCCCCTCCCCCCGGCGCGGCCGCGCGCCGCGCCGAGCTGGTCCAGCAGCTCTCCAGCCTGGAGGGCCCGCGCGCCGACGCACGCCGGGAGCTGCTCGCCATCGAGCAGCAGCTGGCGAGCACCCAGCGCCGGCTGCTGGAGGCGCGCCGCCACCTCGCCGCCATCGACTCCCGGCTGCTCGACCTCTCCCGGCACATCGCCGACAACGAGCACGCCCTCGGGCTCGCCCGGCAGCAGCTGGGTGCCCTGCTGCGCTCGACCTACGAGCTCAGCGGCAACGACGGCTTCGCCGGCGCGATCCTCTCCAGCGAGAGCTTCAACGAGGCGATGGACCGGGTGCGCGGCGCCCAGCACGTCACCGACCAGGTCCAGCGGCTCAGCCGCACCGTCGCCGCCAGCGAGGCCGCCCTCCTGCGTGAGCGCAGCGACCTCCGCGATCAGTTCGCTCGCGCCGAGCAGCTGGAGTCGCAGCTCGGCAGCGACACCAACCGCATGGTGGTGCTCGTCGCCGGCCGCGCCGCCACCCTCCGCGACCTCGACGGCCCGGCCCGTGAGATCGCCCGCCGCATCGCCGACCTCGACCAGCAGCTCGCCGGCCCGCCGCCGTCACTGCGCGGCGGCTGCGGCAACCACTTCGCCTACGGCCAGTGCACCTACTACGTCGCCAGCCGCCGCTGCATCCCCTGGTTCGGCAACGCCTGGGAGTGGTGGCACAACGCCGCGGTGCTCGGATACCCCGAGGGCCACGACCCGAAGCTGGGGGCGATCGCCGTCTGGGGGCGCCGCGGCAACGGCGCCAGCAGCGTCGGGCACGTCGCCCTGGTCGAGGCCGTCGGCCCCACCGACGACGTGCCCGCGGGCCACTTCAAGATCTCGGAGATGAACCACAGCGGCTGGAACCGCGTGAACTACCGAGTGGTCCAGAACGACGCGGTGCTCGGCTTCATCTACCTCCCGGTCTGA
- a CDS encoding LLM class F420-dependent oxidoreductase → MARRFRVGYQIHPQHCTVEQIRTAYRTADELGADTVWVWDHMYPLYGPPDGAHHECWTLLAAMAVETRRAEIGALVSSNSYRNPELLAYMAGTVDQLSGGRCILGVGAGWFERDYQEYGYEFGDAPSRLRRLGLDLPRMRARLEKLSPPPPHRVPIMIGGGGERVTLRLVARHADMWNFFEPADQYARKNAILDEWCGKLGRDPGEIERTMSIGPDTVDGDLDALVAAGAQHLILRGMQPFDMAPLQRLIGRAEGS, encoded by the coding sequence ATGGCACGTCGCTTCCGGGTCGGCTACCAGATCCATCCCCAGCACTGCACCGTCGAGCAGATCCGCACCGCATACCGGACCGCCGACGAGCTCGGCGCCGACACCGTCTGGGTGTGGGACCACATGTACCCGCTCTACGGACCGCCCGACGGCGCCCACCACGAGTGCTGGACGCTGCTGGCGGCGATGGCGGTCGAGACCCGCCGCGCCGAGATCGGCGCCCTGGTCAGCTCGAACAGCTACCGCAACCCGGAGCTGCTCGCCTACATGGCGGGGACCGTCGACCAGCTCTCCGGCGGCCGCTGCATCCTCGGGGTCGGCGCCGGCTGGTTCGAGCGCGACTACCAGGAGTACGGCTACGAGTTCGGCGACGCGCCGTCGCGGCTGCGCCGGCTCGGCCTCGACCTGCCGCGGATGCGGGCCCGGCTGGAGAAGCTCTCCCCGCCGCCGCCCCACCGGGTCCCGATCATGATCGGAGGCGGCGGCGAGAGGGTGACCCTGCGCCTGGTCGCCCGCCACGCGGACATGTGGAACTTCTTCGAGCCGGCCGACCAGTACGCGCGCAAGAACGCCATCCTCGACGAGTGGTGCGGGAAGCTGGGCCGCGATCCCGGCGAGATCGAGCGCACCATGTCGATCGGCCCCGACACGGTCGACGGCGACCTCGACGCGCTCGTCGCCGCGGGGGCGCAGCACCTCATCCTCCGGGGCATGCAGCCCTTCGACATGGCGCCGCTGCAACGGCTGATCGGCCGCGCCGAGGGCTCCTGA
- a CDS encoding dienelactone hydrolase family protein: protein MDVRGYLAEEIVLDHADGLLSRRDALRSLMLMGFSVAAASSLLAACGSGGPATGPSARTAPATPPPTATPHGPGSVPPPQAITFPGPSGTLQGAWAPAASSRGAVLVIHQNTGLTDQIRTVAARLAADGFSALAPDLLSEEGGTASLGEPAKATAALAKVPPERFVADMRAGLDELARREPRAKLAAIGFCFGGGQVWSLLAAGEARLAAAVPFYGPCPATPDFSGSRGAAVLAIYAGLDDRVLATRDRCVSALQAAGITHEVRVFPGVNHAFFDDSGPRYDATAAAEAYRATLDWLGRQA from the coding sequence GTGGACGTCCGGGGGTACCTCGCCGAGGAGATCGTCCTCGACCACGCCGACGGCCTGCTCAGCCGCCGCGACGCGCTCCGCAGCCTGATGCTCATGGGCTTCAGCGTGGCCGCCGCCTCCAGCCTGCTCGCCGCCTGTGGCAGCGGCGGTCCGGCCACCGGGCCGAGCGCGCGGACCGCGCCGGCGACGCCCCCGCCCACGGCCACGCCACACGGCCCCGGGTCGGTGCCGCCGCCACAGGCGATCACCTTCCCCGGCCCCTCGGGGACCCTCCAGGGCGCCTGGGCGCCGGCCGCCTCGTCGCGCGGCGCCGTCCTCGTCATCCACCAGAACACCGGGCTCACCGACCAGATCCGGACCGTGGCCGCCCGGCTCGCCGCCGACGGGTTCTCCGCCCTCGCCCCCGACCTGCTCTCCGAGGAGGGGGGCACCGCCTCGCTCGGCGAGCCCGCCAAGGCGACCGCGGCGCTCGCCAAGGTGCCGCCCGAGCGCTTCGTCGCCGACATGCGCGCCGGGCTCGACGAGCTCGCCCGCCGCGAGCCCAGGGCGAAGCTGGCCGCGATCGGGTTCTGCTTCGGCGGCGGCCAGGTGTGGAGCCTGCTCGCCGCCGGCGAGGCGCGGCTGGCGGCGGCGGTGCCGTTCTACGGCCCCTGCCCCGCGACCCCGGACTTCAGCGGCTCACGCGGCGCCGCCGTGCTCGCCATCTACGCCGGTCTCGACGACCGGGTGCTGGCCACCCGCGACCGCTGCGTGAGCGCGCTCCAGGCCGCGGGCATCACCCACGAGGTCCGGGTCTTCCCCGGGGTGAACCACGCGTTCTTCGACGACTCCGGGCCCCGCTACGACGCCACCGCGGCGGCCGAGGCCTACAGGGCCACCCTCGACTGGCTGGGACGCCAGGCCTGA
- a CDS encoding PhoU domain-containing protein — MSGRIGILPSPGPHPETRAIPVGRAGVHPVPAPLERELAGIRQLVVLMGEEADRAITRSVCGLVDGDVDVCTNVVEQRARLHSLQRELGQLCHATVLDRDPAAARVREAVALLHMAAELGRIGDHCARIARIGDELSRLPESGGDVGLTRMAEFCSEEVREVLAAVGDRDLLRARGRTLRDDRLERLSRRLLEELAARVRTEPVSAARAGGVLAVARLLERIADRVVTIAEDLVLVDGGALELTGLPAEAATGR, encoded by the coding sequence ATGAGCGGACGCATCGGCATTCTGCCGTCTCCGGGACCGCATCCCGAGACGCGGGCGATACCGGTGGGCCGGGCCGGCGTCCATCCCGTCCCCGCGCCGCTGGAGCGCGAGCTCGCCGGCATCCGGCAGCTGGTGGTCCTGATGGGCGAGGAGGCCGACCGGGCGATCACCCGCTCGGTGTGCGGCCTCGTCGACGGTGACGTCGACGTCTGCACCAACGTGGTCGAGCAGCGGGCGCGGCTGCACTCGCTGCAGCGCGAGCTCGGCCAGCTCTGCCACGCCACCGTGCTCGACCGCGACCCCGCCGCCGCCCGGGTGCGCGAGGCGGTGGCGCTGCTGCACATGGCCGCCGAGCTCGGCCGCATCGGCGACCACTGCGCCCGGATCGCGCGCATCGGCGACGAGCTGTCCCGGCTGCCCGAGTCCGGCGGGGACGTCGGCCTCACCCGGATGGCGGAGTTCTGCAGCGAGGAGGTGCGCGAGGTGCTCGCCGCGGTGGGCGACCGCGACCTCCTCCGAGCCCGCGGGCGGACGCTGCGCGACGACCGCCTCGAGCGCCTCAGCCGCCGGCTCCTCGAGGAGCTCGCCGCCCGGGTGCGCACCGAGCCGGTCTCCGCCGCACGCGCCGGCGGCGTGCTCGCCGTCGCCCGGCTCCTGGAGCGCATCGCCGACCGCGTCGTGACCATCGCCGAGGACCTGGTGCTCGTCGACGGCGGCGCGCTGGAGCTGACCGGCCTGCCCGCGGAGGCCGCGACGGGCCGCTGA
- a CDS encoding MerR family transcriptional regulator, with product MDMRRDPKTAPPLPWRVGELARRSGLSVRTLHHWGDLGLLVPSHRSAAGHRLYTAGDIAQLQQIVALRGLGLALTEVRDLLADPRTTPRGVIQRRLVRARAQLELEQLLCTQLERAAAAVDSGAPEPPVDELINTIEVMTMIDRHYSPEQREQLIRRRELLGERRIQDAQAEWAELIDEVRSAMARGTDPQSSTGQRLAQRWNGLVGEFTGGDPGIERSLRSIYQEEPQPTVASIGVDHRDLYRFIARASSVPAE from the coding sequence ATGGACATGCGCCGCGACCCGAAGACCGCCCCTCCGCTGCCCTGGCGGGTGGGCGAGCTCGCCCGCCGCAGCGGGCTGTCGGTGCGCACCCTGCACCACTGGGGCGACCTCGGTCTGCTGGTGCCCTCGCACCGCAGCGCCGCCGGTCACCGTCTCTACACCGCCGGCGACATCGCCCAGCTGCAGCAGATCGTGGCGCTGCGGGGGCTGGGCCTGGCGCTCACCGAGGTGCGCGACCTGCTCGCCGACCCGCGCACCACACCGCGCGGCGTCATCCAGCGCCGGCTCGTCCGCGCCCGCGCCCAGCTCGAGCTCGAGCAGCTGCTCTGCACCCAGCTCGAGCGCGCCGCCGCGGCGGTCGACTCGGGCGCGCCGGAGCCCCCGGTGGACGAGCTGATCAACACCATCGAGGTCATGACCATGATCGACCGCCACTACTCCCCCGAGCAGCGCGAGCAGCTGATCCGCCGGCGCGAGCTGCTCGGTGAGCGGCGCATCCAGGACGCGCAGGCGGAGTGGGCGGAGCTGATCGACGAGGTGCGCTCCGCGATGGCCCGCGGCACCGACCCGCAGAGCAGCACCGGGCAGCGGCTGGCGCAGCGCTGGAACGGCCTGGTGGGCGAGTTCACCGGCGGTGACCCCGGCATCGAGCGCTCGCTGCGCAGCATCTACCAGGAGGAGCCGCAGCCCACGGTCGCCTCCATCGGCGTCGACCACCGCGACCTCTACCGCTTCATCGCGCGCGCCTCCTCGGTTCCCGCGGAGTAA
- a CDS encoding phosphoglycerate mutase family protein, translating into MTIDGRARILLIRHAKAGDRQRWEGDDRLRPLTRSGRRQAEALVEQLRDQPVERILSSPYVRCIQTVEPLAAARGLRVEPTDDLAEGAGIGPLRRLLAEVGSAALCSHGDVIQEFVEWMHHRGVAVDGGLAKGSTWVLDVVHGEVVAARYLPPPA; encoded by the coding sequence GTGACCATCGACGGCCGCGCCCGCATCCTGCTGATCCGCCACGCCAAGGCCGGTGACCGCCAGCGCTGGGAGGGCGACGACCGCCTGCGCCCGCTGACCAGGTCCGGCCGGCGCCAGGCCGAGGCGCTGGTCGAGCAGCTGCGTGACCAGCCCGTGGAGCGGATCCTCTCCAGCCCGTACGTCCGCTGCATCCAGACCGTCGAGCCGCTGGCCGCCGCCCGCGGCCTGCGGGTCGAGCCCACCGACGACCTCGCCGAGGGCGCCGGGATCGGCCCGCTGCGGCGGCTGCTCGCCGAGGTCGGGAGCGCCGCGCTCTGCAGCCACGGCGACGTCATCCAGGAGTTCGTCGAGTGGATGCACCATCGCGGCGTCGCCGTCGACGGGGGCCTCGCCAAGGGCTCGACCTGGGTGCTCGACGTGGTCCACGGTGAGGTCGTCGCCGCCCGCTACCTGCCGCCTCCGGCCTGA
- a CDS encoding HAD-IB family hydrolase yields the protein MRLAIVTESFLPQVNGVTRTVTAFLEHLQRRGHEALVYAPGDGPFEYAGHSVVRVMGVSGLLYPGLTVAPVAPGMRRTLHRFAPDIVHLASPAALGVYGRYVARRARIPVAAHYQTDLVAYAQDYGGALLAAAVRRVERDFHNRCAATFAPTEVMAAELRRRGFERVGVSGRGVDIARFRPGRSGAAAAAARWPAGEGPRVLCVARLAREKRLDRLVDLAMREPGLRVLLVGDGPCRELLAGAAPPNLALAGALEGDDLADVYSAADLFAFPSTTETFGQVVQEAMASGVPVVGVRAGGVAELVDDGATGVLVEAPGLGLPRAVAGLASDPERCRRLGAAARRAVEGRDWAVVFDTLLERYEELIEASTRPVPQVVVLASPAPSRATGRAAAFFDVDRTVVSGSCFLALARPAWRAGIISLRSVIRAGVHQLWFSARGSSDRRLGRSTRRAASVIAGVEVAEVRRVGRRALATHVLPRVHPGARVAIEAHRRAGDLVFLVSAAPEELVGELATLLQVDGYAGTRAEAARGRYTGRLLRVCHGEGKVDAIQELARCHGIDLASSTAYSDSSSDLGMLRLVGRAVCVNPDSRLRAEARRRRWEVRRFDLVETGPATTAAPPRLRTVEPAATRAQPGGTTPMPTPTDVAERLNAAFNAKDWPVVAGLMADDIECITFANAVYHGVDENRAYYATWWNAFPDCRVTAHSLHVDGSTVIEEGSFTGTHRGVFRTPMGDISPTGRRVQAEYINVITVERGKVARQRLILDRLDLLDQLGLVPSLVAS from the coding sequence ATGCGTCTGGCGATCGTCACCGAGAGCTTTCTCCCTCAGGTGAACGGCGTCACCCGCACGGTGACGGCCTTCCTGGAGCATCTCCAGCGACGCGGTCACGAGGCGCTGGTCTACGCACCCGGCGACGGCCCGTTCGAGTATGCGGGCCACTCCGTGGTGCGGGTGATGGGGGTCAGCGGTCTGCTCTATCCGGGGCTCACCGTCGCGCCGGTGGCGCCGGGGATGCGGCGGACGCTGCACCGCTTCGCGCCCGACATCGTGCACCTCGCGTCGCCCGCAGCGCTCGGCGTGTACGGGCGGTACGTCGCCCGCCGCGCCCGCATTCCCGTCGCCGCGCACTACCAGACCGACCTGGTCGCCTATGCGCAGGACTACGGCGGCGCCCTGCTCGCCGCCGCGGTGCGGCGGGTCGAGCGCGACTTCCACAACCGCTGCGCCGCGACCTTCGCCCCCACCGAGGTGATGGCCGCAGAGCTGCGCCGCCGCGGCTTCGAGCGGGTCGGGGTCAGCGGTCGCGGCGTCGACATCGCGCGCTTCCGTCCCGGCCGCAGCGGCGCCGCGGCGGCGGCGGCACGCTGGCCCGCGGGCGAGGGTCCGCGGGTGCTCTGCGTCGCCCGCCTGGCGCGGGAGAAGCGGCTCGACCGCCTCGTCGACCTGGCGATGCGCGAGCCGGGGCTGCGCGTCCTCCTGGTCGGCGACGGACCCTGCCGCGAGCTGCTCGCCGGGGCCGCGCCGCCCAACCTCGCGCTCGCCGGCGCGCTCGAGGGCGACGACCTCGCCGACGTCTACTCCGCCGCGGACCTCTTCGCCTTCCCGTCCACCACCGAGACCTTCGGGCAGGTGGTGCAGGAGGCGATGGCCTCGGGGGTGCCCGTGGTCGGGGTCCGCGCCGGCGGGGTCGCCGAGCTGGTCGACGACGGCGCCACCGGCGTGCTCGTCGAGGCCCCGGGACTCGGCCTGCCCCGCGCCGTCGCCGGTCTGGCGAGCGACCCGGAGCGGTGCCGCAGGCTCGGCGCCGCGGCCCGCCGCGCCGTCGAGGGCCGCGACTGGGCGGTGGTGTTCGACACCCTCCTGGAGCGCTACGAGGAGCTGATCGAGGCCTCGACCCGGCCGGTCCCGCAGGTGGTGGTGCTGGCCTCGCCGGCACCGTCCCGGGCCACCGGCCGCGCCGCCGCGTTCTTCGACGTCGACCGCACCGTGGTGAGCGGGTCCTGCTTCCTCGCCCTCGCCCGCCCGGCCTGGCGCGCGGGGATCATCTCGCTGCGCAGCGTGATCCGCGCCGGCGTGCACCAGCTGTGGTTCTCGGCCCGGGGCAGCTCCGACCGCCGGCTGGGACGCTCGACGCGCCGGGCCGCGTCGGTGATCGCCGGCGTCGAGGTGGCGGAGGTGCGACGGGTCGGGCGCCGCGCCCTCGCAACCCACGTCCTGCCCCGGGTGCATCCCGGCGCCCGGGTCGCCATCGAGGCCCACCGGCGCGCCGGCGACCTCGTCTTCCTGGTCTCGGCCGCGCCCGAGGAGCTGGTCGGCGAGCTCGCCACCCTGCTCCAGGTCGACGGCTACGCCGGCACCCGGGCGGAGGCGGCGCGGGGCCGCTACACCGGTCGCCTGCTCCGCGTCTGCCACGGCGAGGGCAAGGTCGACGCCATCCAGGAGCTGGCCCGCTGCCACGGTATCGACCTGGCGAGCTCGACCGCGTACTCGGACAGCAGCTCCGACCTGGGGATGCTGCGACTGGTCGGCCGGGCGGTGTGCGTCAACCCGGACTCACGGTTGCGCGCCGAGGCACGCCGCCGCCGCTGGGAGGTGCGCCGCTTCGACCTCGTGGAGACGGGGCCCGCCACCACCGCGGCCCCACCGCGCCTGCGCACCGTCGAGCCGGCGGCGACCAGGGCACAGCCCGGAGGCACCACCCCCATGCCCACACCCACGGACGTCGCCGAGCGCCTCAACGCCGCCTTCAACGCGAAGGACTGGCCGGTGGTCGCCGGGCTCATGGCCGACGACATCGAGTGCATCACCTTCGCCAACGCGGTGTACCACGGCGTCGACGAGAACCGCGCCTACTACGCCACCTGGTGGAACGCCTTCCCCGACTGCCGGGTGACCGCCCACAGCCTCCACGTCGACGGCTCGACGGTGATCGAGGAGGGGAGCTTCACCGGCACCCACCGCGGGGTGTTCCGGACGCCGATGGGCGATATCTCGCCGACCGGCCGCCGGGTGCAGGCGGAGTACATCAATGTCATCACCGTCGAGCGCGGCAAGGTGGCGCGGCAGCGGCTGATCCTCGACCGCCTCGACCTGCTCGACCAGCTCGGGCTGGTGCCCTCGCTGGTCGCCTCGTAG
- a CDS encoding CehA/McbA family metallohydrolase translates to MADTTSSIAPMTPLPADGMVAGTPGARLDVSATTTIRGGRFAAGCLDDYTYLPLVVPPGVGELQIACDYGPGNGNFLNIGIFGPEGFELGNDAGFRGWSHGGRPGRRRFVISESRATPGYLPGPISPGTWHIALNPHNIGDQGLDWTLVVTMLSLPPGRRFVPRLAASLVNETPGWYRGDLHLHTEHSDGEQTPADVSARAVLGGLDFIVPTDHNTISAQQHWGEVERPGLLVLCGEEVTTPAGHWGAIGVGPGVWIDFRYRPGDNQLRRFVDRVRGAGGIAIANHPQRRSHKGCGWDFDASEMDAVEVWNGAWAASDDEAVRLWDGLLRTGRRLVAVGGSDSHNQDQPIGHPQTVVGAAGLNRDAVVAALRSGHAYVAADSRVNLDLGVESDGAAAGMGGRLVARADQTVAVTLRVSGALGSRVTLHTDLGIVHEVVLAQPVAAVLWETVSDATRYVRAEVRSLRGEMLALSNPVWIETACGGDAA, encoded by the coding sequence ATGGCCGACACGACCTCCTCCATCGCGCCGATGACACCATTGCCCGCCGACGGCATGGTCGCCGGCACTCCGGGGGCGCGGCTCGACGTCAGCGCCACCACCACCATCCGTGGCGGGCGCTTCGCCGCCGGCTGTCTCGACGACTACACGTACCTCCCCCTGGTCGTGCCCCCGGGCGTCGGCGAGCTGCAGATCGCGTGCGACTACGGTCCCGGCAACGGGAACTTCCTCAACATCGGCATCTTCGGCCCCGAGGGCTTCGAGCTCGGCAACGACGCCGGCTTCCGCGGCTGGAGCCACGGCGGCCGCCCCGGGCGCCGCCGCTTCGTGATCTCGGAGTCGCGGGCCACCCCCGGATACCTTCCCGGCCCGATCAGCCCGGGCACGTGGCACATCGCCCTCAATCCCCACAACATCGGCGACCAGGGACTCGACTGGACGCTGGTCGTGACCATGCTCAGCCTTCCCCCGGGACGCAGGTTCGTGCCACGGCTGGCAGCATCACTGGTCAACGAGACCCCGGGCTGGTATCGCGGCGACCTGCACCTGCACACCGAGCACTCCGACGGTGAGCAGACGCCCGCGGACGTGAGCGCCCGCGCCGTGCTCGGTGGGCTCGACTTCATCGTGCCCACGGACCACAACACCATCTCGGCCCAGCAGCACTGGGGCGAGGTCGAACGCCCCGGTCTGCTGGTGCTCTGCGGCGAGGAGGTCACCACGCCGGCGGGACACTGGGGCGCCATCGGCGTCGGCCCCGGCGTGTGGATCGACTTTCGCTACCGGCCCGGCGACAACCAGCTGCGCCGCTTCGTCGACCGGGTGCGCGGCGCCGGCGGCATCGCCATCGCCAACCACCCCCAGCGCCGCTCCCACAAGGGCTGCGGCTGGGACTTCGACGCCTCCGAGATGGACGCGGTCGAGGTGTGGAACGGCGCCTGGGCGGCGAGCGACGACGAGGCGGTGCGGTTGTGGGACGGGCTGCTCCGGACCGGGCGCCGCCTGGTCGCGGTCGGCGGCAGCGACTCGCACAACCAGGACCAGCCCATCGGTCACCCCCAGACCGTGGTCGGCGCCGCCGGGCTCAACCGCGACGCCGTGGTCGCGGCGCTGCGCTCCGGGCACGCCTACGTCGCCGCCGACAGCCGGGTCAACCTCGACCTCGGCGTCGAGAGCGACGGCGCCGCGGCGGGCATGGGCGGCCGCCTGGTCGCCCGCGCCGACCAGACCGTCGCCGTGACCCTGCGGGTGAGCGGCGCGCTGGGCAGCCGGGTCACCCTGCACACCGACCTGGGCATCGTCCACGAGGTGGTCCTCGCCCAGCCGGTGGCCGCGGTGCTCTGGGAGACGGTGAGCGACGCCACCCGGTACGTGCGCGCCGAGGTCCGCAGCCTGCGGGGCGAGATGCTGGCGCTCAGCAACCCGGTCTGGATCGAGACCGCCTGCGGCGGAGACGCAGCCTAG